The Tachysurus fulvidraco isolate hzauxx_2018 chromosome 19, HZAU_PFXX_2.0, whole genome shotgun sequence genomic sequence tttttatttgctacCGATTACTTCATTTATTggtataaatataatttcattgttttctctattttgttttatgtgttgTAATGTTGTAACCTAACAGTGATTCAATGTGCGACGAAGCAACAGGATATGACAAGAAAATTGGTATTTTCTCAGTTCTAtgcaaaataaatgatgtaGTAAAGCAACAAATACCCACTGGTTAATTCcaacaggtttttattaagtTCATAACTTTGACTTCTAAACTTTGTAACTACTAGTGAATATTTTAGACTATTGTTTATTCCATCAGGTGTTCCAGAGAAGAATGGATGGTACTGTGAACTTCTACAGAGGATGGGATCAGTACAAGACTGGCTTTGGGCATGCAGGTGGAGAATACTGGCTGGGTAAAGTACTGACTGCagtgttaaaacaaacaaataaataaataataaacaaataaatacaaataaataaataaatctgcacaTGAATCATTGACCTGTAGCTTTCATAAAGCTTTGGACAAATTATTTTATAGTCCATCACAATATAGTATCTTATTGTTATCAATGCATGATTTTAGGACTTGAGACAATCCATCTTCTCACGCTAAAGAAGAACTATGAGCTACGAGTAGACTTAGAGGACTTTCAAGGAACTAAGGTCTATGCAAAATACAAATCCTTTGGCATTTCTCCAATGGCTATTAATGCAGAACTGGACGGCTACAAACTGCACGTGTCTGATTTTGAAGATGGTGGTGCAGGTAAGTCATGAGCTGATGAGTTCATTGGAGAGCACAAAATGTATGATAGTGATAAATCATTAACAGATATCACCAATAATCATATGTTTGCATTGCATTATCCTTGTGCTTTGTAGGGGATTCCTTGTCATACCACAGCGGATCAAAGTTCTCAACCTTCGACAAAGATCAGGATTTATATGAAGGAAATTGTGCTGTTTCCTATGTGGGAGCATTCTGGTACAACTCCTGCTACAACTCCAACTTAAA encodes the following:
- the LOC113645702 gene encoding microfibril-associated glycoprotein 4-like, which encodes MRILLVVLWMSVRVQSKSLMFQPLDCADIYNDSSWTSGVYMIYPAGPNSGRYVYCDMNTDGGKWTVFQRRMDGTVNFYRGWDQYKTGFGHAGGEYWLGLETIHLLTLKKNYELRVDLEDFQGTKVYAKYKSFGISPMAINAELDGYKLHVSDFEDGGAGDSLSYHSGSKFSTFDKDQDLYEGNCAVSYVGAFWYNSCYNSNLNGLYSWGQDLKIGLNWRAWKGFTSVKSVSMMMRPVNLAKLQVKKRKKKSLLY